A region from the Salvia splendens isolate huo1 chromosome 15, SspV2, whole genome shotgun sequence genome encodes:
- the LOC121769141 gene encoding bifunctional UDP-glucose 4-epimerase and UDP-xylose 4-epimerase 1-like isoform X2, producing the protein MGTKERILVTGGAGFIGSHTVVQLLKEGFKVSVLDNLDNAVEEALDRVRQLVGPQLSNNLDFHLIICLDWREILGMRTIWRNCFLRANAVIHFAGLKAVGESVANPMRYFDNNLVGSINLYKVMAKYNCKKLVFSSSATVYGQPDKIPCVEDFELKAMNPYGRTKLFLEEIARDLQKADQKWRIILLRYFNPVGAHESGMLGEDPKGIPNNLMPYITQVAVGRLPELNVYGHDYPTPDGSAIRDYIHVMDLADGHVVALEKLLQSNGIGCVAYNLGTGRGTSVLEMVAAFERASGKKLPIKLCPRRPGDATAVYASTDKAEKELGWKAKYGIDEMCRDQWKWASQNPWGYKSKP; encoded by the exons ATGGGTACGAAAGAAAGGATTTTGGTGACTGGGGGCGCTGGATTTATCGGCTCACACACAGTGGTGCAGCTGCTCAAAGAGGGCTTCAAGGTTTCTGTCTTAGACAACCTCGACAATGCCGTCGAAGAAGCACTTGACAGAGTCAGGCAGTTGGTCGGCCCCCAACTCTCCAACAATCTCGATTTTCATTTG ATTATTTGTCTTGATTGGAGGGAGATATTAGGAATGCGGACGATTTGGAGAAATTGTTTTCTGAGAGCAA ACGCAGTGATCCATTTTGCTGGGCTTAAAGCTGTTGGTGAGAGTGTTGCTAATCCTATGAGATATTTCGACAACAATTTGGTTGGATCTATTAATTTATACAAAGTCATGGCAAAGTATAACTGTAAGAAG TTGGTGTTCTCCTCGTCTGCAACGGTTTATGGTCAGCCCGATAAAATTCCTTGTGTTGAAGACTTCGAGTTGAAGGCTATGAATCCTTATGGTCGAACAAAG CTCTTTCTTGAAGAAATTGCTCGAGATCTGCAGAAGGCAGACCAAAAATGGAGAATAATTTTACTCAGATACTTCAACCCGGTTGGGGCCCACGAGAGTGGCATGCTTGGAGAGGACCCTAAGGGAATCCCCAATAATCTTATGCCTTATATAACACAAGTGGCTGTTGGTAGATTGCCTGAGCTAAATGTTTATGGGCACGATTATCCCACACCTGATGGTAGCGCG ATCCGAGACTACATCCATGTTATGGATTTGGCAGACGGCCATGTGGTTGCGCTGGAGAAGCTTCTGCAGAGCAATGGCATAG GTTGCGTTGCCTACAACTTGGGGACTGGCCGTGGCACATCCGTTCTTGAAATGGTGGCTGCTTTCGAGAGGGCATCGGGAAAG AAGCTTCCTATTAAACTCTGTCCAAGACGACCGGGAGATGCAACAGCTGTTTATGCATCAACAGATAAAGCTGAGAAAGAGCTTGGTTGGAA GGCGAAATATGGCATCGATGAAATGTGTAGGGACCAATGGAAGTGGGCAAGCCAGAATCCATGGGGATACAAATCCAAGCCTTGA
- the LOC121769141 gene encoding bifunctional UDP-glucose 4-epimerase and UDP-xylose 4-epimerase 1-like isoform X8, giving the protein MRTIWRNCFLRANAVIHFAGLKAVGESVANPMRYFDNNLVGSINLYKVMAKYNCKKLVFSSSATVYGQPDKIPCVEDFELKAMNPYGRTKLFLEEIARDLQKADQKWRIILLRYFNPVGAHESGMLGEDPKGIPNNLMPYITQVAVGRLPELNVYGHDYPTPDGSAIRDYIHVMDLADGHVVALEKLLQSNGIGCVAYNLGTGRGTSVLEMVAAFERASGKKLPIKLCPRRPGDATAVYASTDKAEKELGWKAKYGIDEMCRDQWKWASQNPWGYKSKP; this is encoded by the exons ATGCGGACGATTTGGAGAAATTGTTTTCTGAGAGCAA ACGCAGTGATCCATTTTGCTGGGCTTAAAGCTGTTGGTGAGAGTGTTGCTAATCCTATGAGATATTTCGACAACAATTTGGTTGGATCTATTAATTTATACAAAGTCATGGCAAAGTATAACTGTAAGAAG TTGGTGTTCTCCTCGTCTGCAACGGTTTATGGTCAGCCCGATAAAATTCCTTGTGTTGAAGACTTCGAGTTGAAGGCTATGAATCCTTATGGTCGAACAAAG CTCTTTCTTGAAGAAATTGCTCGAGATCTGCAGAAGGCAGACCAAAAATGGAGAATAATTTTACTCAGATACTTCAACCCGGTTGGGGCCCACGAGAGTGGCATGCTTGGAGAGGACCCTAAGGGAATCCCCAATAATCTTATGCCTTATATAACACAAGTGGCTGTTGGTAGATTGCCTGAGCTAAATGTTTATGGGCACGATTATCCCACACCTGATGGTAGCGCG ATCCGAGACTACATCCATGTTATGGATTTGGCAGACGGCCATGTGGTTGCGCTGGAGAAGCTTCTGCAGAGCAATGGCATAG GTTGCGTTGCCTACAACTTGGGGACTGGCCGTGGCACATCCGTTCTTGAAATGGTGGCTGCTTTCGAGAGGGCATCGGGAAAG AAGCTTCCTATTAAACTCTGTCCAAGACGACCGGGAGATGCAACAGCTGTTTATGCATCAACAGATAAAGCTGAGAAAGAGCTTGGTTGGAA GGCGAAATATGGCATCGATGAAATGTGTAGGGACCAATGGAAGTGGGCAAGCCAGAATCCATGGGGATACAAATCCAAGCCTTGA
- the LOC121769144 gene encoding uncharacterized protein LOC121769144 isoform X1, with protein sequence MYQNCNMSIVRSSDHDCYDHYELKDYNKLFKCDGCKMKGFGPRYHCAPCGRELHKECRHPKSTIHHDYFGGSIFTFRREPYTKLVSHNRRQFSKCCDACGKDVCGFSYRCEENDKDLHPCCANLEEKLLIDNTIFDLQSDVSSKCIRCKKKKITDGARDVRGWSYVSACGKYHFHVYCMAELVHDACMRYGEVGPGTGELARSSRGRGSRAEKMLQMIKSVVKIILAALLGDPTMLISNVIVDLVSRGV encoded by the coding sequence ATGTATCAGAATTGCAACATGTCAATTGTGAGAAGCAGCGATCACGACTGCTACGACCACTACGAGTTGAAAGACTACAACAAGTTATTCAAATGCGACGGCTGCAAGATGAAAGGCTTCGGCCCGCGATACCACTGCGCTCCATGTGGCCGTGAGCTCCACAAAGAGTGCAGACACCCAAAGTCCACCATTCACCATGACTACTTTGGGGGCTCCATTTTCACCTTCCGTCGCGAACCCTACACCAAACTCGTCAGCCATAACCGTCGACAATTTTCCAAATGTTGTGACGCTTGTGGAAAGGATGTATGCGGCTTCAGCTACCGCTGCGAGGAAAACGACAAAGACTTGCACCCCTGTTGTGCCAACCTTGAGGAGAAGCTGCTCATCGACAACACCATTTTCGATCTTCAGTCCGATGTTTCCTCCAAGTGCATCCGatgcaagaagaagaagattacTGACGGAGCAAGAGACGTACGAGGGTGGTCATACGTCTCAGCATGCGGTAAGTACCATTTCCACGTGTATTGCATGGCTGAATTGGTGCACGATGCATGCATGAGGTATGGTGAGGTTGGACCGGGAACTGGTGAGCTTGCTAGATCTAGCAGAGGCAGGGGGAGTCGTGCTGAAAAGATGCTTCAGATGATCAAATCGGTCGTCAAAATCATTTTGGCGGCTCTTTTAGGAGATCCTACCATGCTTATATCCAATGTCATTGTCGACTTGGTGTCGCGTGGTGTCTAG
- the LOC121769141 gene encoding bifunctional UDP-glucose 4-epimerase and UDP-xylose 4-epimerase 1-like isoform X6 produces MPSKKHLTESGSWSAPNSPTISIFIWEILGMRTIWRNCFLRANAVIHFAGLKAVGESVANPMRYFDNNLVGSINLYKVMAKYNCKKLVFSSSATVYGQPDKIPCVEDFELKAMNPYGRTKLFLEEIARDLQKADQKWRIILLRYFNPVGAHESGMLGEDPKGIPNNLMPYITQVAVGRLPELNVYGHDYPTPDGSAIRDYIHVMDLADGHVVALEKLLQSNGIGCVAYNLGTGRGTSVLEMVAAFERASGKKLPIKLCPRRPGDATAVYASTDKAEKELGWKAKYGIDEMCRDQWKWASQNPWGYKSKP; encoded by the exons ATGCCGTCGAAGAAGCACTTGACAGAGTCAGGCAGTTGGTCGGCCCCCAACTCTCCAACAATCTCGATTTTCATTTG GGAGATATTAGGAATGCGGACGATTTGGAGAAATTGTTTTCTGAGAGCAA ACGCAGTGATCCATTTTGCTGGGCTTAAAGCTGTTGGTGAGAGTGTTGCTAATCCTATGAGATATTTCGACAACAATTTGGTTGGATCTATTAATTTATACAAAGTCATGGCAAAGTATAACTGTAAGAAG TTGGTGTTCTCCTCGTCTGCAACGGTTTATGGTCAGCCCGATAAAATTCCTTGTGTTGAAGACTTCGAGTTGAAGGCTATGAATCCTTATGGTCGAACAAAG CTCTTTCTTGAAGAAATTGCTCGAGATCTGCAGAAGGCAGACCAAAAATGGAGAATAATTTTACTCAGATACTTCAACCCGGTTGGGGCCCACGAGAGTGGCATGCTTGGAGAGGACCCTAAGGGAATCCCCAATAATCTTATGCCTTATATAACACAAGTGGCTGTTGGTAGATTGCCTGAGCTAAATGTTTATGGGCACGATTATCCCACACCTGATGGTAGCGCG ATCCGAGACTACATCCATGTTATGGATTTGGCAGACGGCCATGTGGTTGCGCTGGAGAAGCTTCTGCAGAGCAATGGCATAG GTTGCGTTGCCTACAACTTGGGGACTGGCCGTGGCACATCCGTTCTTGAAATGGTGGCTGCTTTCGAGAGGGCATCGGGAAAG AAGCTTCCTATTAAACTCTGTCCAAGACGACCGGGAGATGCAACAGCTGTTTATGCATCAACAGATAAAGCTGAGAAAGAGCTTGGTTGGAA GGCGAAATATGGCATCGATGAAATGTGTAGGGACCAATGGAAGTGGGCAAGCCAGAATCCATGGGGATACAAATCCAAGCCTTGA
- the LOC121769141 gene encoding UDP-glucose 4-epimerase-like isoform X7 — translation MPSKKHLTESGSWSAPNSPTISIFIWNADDLEKLFSESKLDAVIHFAGLKAVGESVANPMRYFDNNLVGSINLYKVMAKYNCKKLVFSSSATVYGQPDKIPCVEDFELKAMNPYGRTKLFLEEIARDLQKADQKWRIILLRYFNPVGAHESGMLGEDPKGIPNNLMPYITQVAVGRLPELNVYGHDYPTPDGSAIRDYIHVMDLADGHVVALEKLLQSNGIGCVAYNLGTGRGTSVLEMVAAFERASGKKLPIKLCPRRPGDATAVYASTDKAEKELGWKAKYGIDEMCRDQWKWASQNPWGYKSKP, via the exons ATGCCGTCGAAGAAGCACTTGACAGAGTCAGGCAGTTGGTCGGCCCCCAACTCTCCAACAATCTCGATTTTCATTTG GAATGCGGACGATTTGGAGAAATTGTTTTCTGAGAGCAA ATTAGACGCAGTGATCCATTTTGCTGGGCTTAAAGCTGTTGGTGAGAGTGTTGCTAATCCTATGAGATATTTCGACAACAATTTGGTTGGATCTATTAATTTATACAAAGTCATGGCAAAGTATAACTGTAAGAAG TTGGTGTTCTCCTCGTCTGCAACGGTTTATGGTCAGCCCGATAAAATTCCTTGTGTTGAAGACTTCGAGTTGAAGGCTATGAATCCTTATGGTCGAACAAAG CTCTTTCTTGAAGAAATTGCTCGAGATCTGCAGAAGGCAGACCAAAAATGGAGAATAATTTTACTCAGATACTTCAACCCGGTTGGGGCCCACGAGAGTGGCATGCTTGGAGAGGACCCTAAGGGAATCCCCAATAATCTTATGCCTTATATAACACAAGTGGCTGTTGGTAGATTGCCTGAGCTAAATGTTTATGGGCACGATTATCCCACACCTGATGGTAGCGCG ATCCGAGACTACATCCATGTTATGGATTTGGCAGACGGCCATGTGGTTGCGCTGGAGAAGCTTCTGCAGAGCAATGGCATAG GTTGCGTTGCCTACAACTTGGGGACTGGCCGTGGCACATCCGTTCTTGAAATGGTGGCTGCTTTCGAGAGGGCATCGGGAAAG AAGCTTCCTATTAAACTCTGTCCAAGACGACCGGGAGATGCAACAGCTGTTTATGCATCAACAGATAAAGCTGAGAAAGAGCTTGGTTGGAA GGCGAAATATGGCATCGATGAAATGTGTAGGGACCAATGGAAGTGGGCAAGCCAGAATCCATGGGGATACAAATCCAAGCCTTGA
- the LOC121769144 gene encoding uncharacterized protein LOC121769144 isoform X2, with product MYHNCNMSIVRRSDHDCYDHYELKDYNKLFKCDGCKMKGFGPRYHCAPCGRELHKECRHPKSTIHHDYFGGSIFTFRREPYTKLVSHNRRQFSKCCDACGKDVCGFSYRCEENDKDLHPCCANLEEKLLIDNTIFNLQSDVSSKCIRCKKKKITDGARDVRGWSYVSACGKYHFHVYCMAELVHDACMRYGEVGPGTGELARSSRGRGSRAQKMLQMIKSVVKIILAALLGDPTMLISNVIVDLVSRGV from the exons ATGTACCACAATTGCAACATGTCAATTGTGAGAAGAAGCGATCACGACTGCTACGACCACTACGAGTTGAAAGACTACAACAAGTTATTCAAATGCGACGGCTGCAAGATGAAAGGCTTCGGCCCGCGATACCACTGCGCTCCATGTGGCCGTGAGCTCCACAAAGAGTGCAGACACCCAAAGTCCACCATTCACCATGACTACTTTGGGGGCTCCATTTTCACCTTCCGTCGCGAACCCTACACCAAACTCGTCAGCCATAACCGTCGACAATTTTCCAAATGTTGTGACGCTTGTGGAAAGGATGTATGCGGCTTCAGCTACCGCTGCGAGGAAAACGACAAAGACTTGCACCCCTGCTGTGCCAACCTTGAGGAGAAGCTGCTCATCGACAACACCATTTTCAATCTTCAGTCCGATGTTTCCTCCAAGTGCATCCGatgcaagaagaagaagattacTGACGGAGCAAGAGACGTACGAGGGTGGTCATACGTCTCAGCATGCGGTAAGTACCATTTCCACGTGTATTGCATGGCTGAATTGGTGCACGATGCATGCATGAGGTATGGTGAGGTTGGACCGGGAACTGGTGAGCTTGCTAGATCTAGCAGAGGCAGGGGGAGTCGTGCTCAAAAGATGCTTCAGATGATCAAATCGGTCGTCAAAATCATTTTGGCTGCTCTTTTGGGAGATCCTAC CATGCTTATATCCAATGTCATTGTCGACTTGGTGTCGCGTGGTGTCTAG
- the LOC121769141 gene encoding bifunctional UDP-glucose 4-epimerase and UDP-xylose 4-epimerase 1-like isoform X1 codes for MGTKERILVTGGAGFIGSHTVVQLLKEGFKVSVLDNLDNAVEEALDRVRQLVGPQLSNNLDFHLGDIRNADDLEKLFSESNFKLFGRLDAVIHFAGLKAVGESVANPMRYFDNNLVGSINLYKVMAKYNCKKLVFSSSATVYGQPDKIPCVEDFELKAMNPYGRTKLFLEEIARDLQKADQKWRIILLRYFNPVGAHESGMLGEDPKGIPNNLMPYITQVAVGRLPELNVYGHDYPTPDGSAIRDYIHVMDLADGHVVALEKLLQSNGIGCVAYNLGTGRGTSVLEMVAAFERASGKKLPIKLCPRRPGDATAVYASTDKAEKELGWKAKYGIDEMCRDQWKWASQNPWGYKSKP; via the exons ATGGGTACGAAAGAAAGGATTTTGGTGACTGGGGGCGCTGGATTTATCGGCTCACACACAGTGGTGCAGCTGCTCAAAGAGGGCTTCAAGGTTTCTGTCTTAGACAACCTCGACAATGCCGTCGAAGAAGCACTTGACAGAGTCAGGCAGTTGGTCGGCCCCCAACTCTCCAACAATCTCGATTTTCATTTG GGAGATATTAGGAATGCGGACGATTTGGAGAAATTGTTTTCTGAGAGCAA TTTTAAACTTTTTGGTAGATTAGACGCAGTGATCCATTTTGCTGGGCTTAAAGCTGTTGGTGAGAGTGTTGCTAATCCTATGAGATATTTCGACAACAATTTGGTTGGATCTATTAATTTATACAAAGTCATGGCAAAGTATAACTGTAAGAAG TTGGTGTTCTCCTCGTCTGCAACGGTTTATGGTCAGCCCGATAAAATTCCTTGTGTTGAAGACTTCGAGTTGAAGGCTATGAATCCTTATGGTCGAACAAAG CTCTTTCTTGAAGAAATTGCTCGAGATCTGCAGAAGGCAGACCAAAAATGGAGAATAATTTTACTCAGATACTTCAACCCGGTTGGGGCCCACGAGAGTGGCATGCTTGGAGAGGACCCTAAGGGAATCCCCAATAATCTTATGCCTTATATAACACAAGTGGCTGTTGGTAGATTGCCTGAGCTAAATGTTTATGGGCACGATTATCCCACACCTGATGGTAGCGCG ATCCGAGACTACATCCATGTTATGGATTTGGCAGACGGCCATGTGGTTGCGCTGGAGAAGCTTCTGCAGAGCAATGGCATAG GTTGCGTTGCCTACAACTTGGGGACTGGCCGTGGCACATCCGTTCTTGAAATGGTGGCTGCTTTCGAGAGGGCATCGGGAAAG AAGCTTCCTATTAAACTCTGTCCAAGACGACCGGGAGATGCAACAGCTGTTTATGCATCAACAGATAAAGCTGAGAAAGAGCTTGGTTGGAA GGCGAAATATGGCATCGATGAAATGTGTAGGGACCAATGGAAGTGGGCAAGCCAGAATCCATGGGGATACAAATCCAAGCCTTGA
- the LOC121769141 gene encoding bifunctional UDP-glucose 4-epimerase and UDP-xylose 4-epimerase 1-like isoform X3, which produces MGTKERILVTGGAGFIGSHTVVQLLKEGFKVSVLDNLDNAVEEALDRVRQLVGPQLSNNLDFHLGDIRNADDLEKLFSESKLDAVIHFAGLKAVGESVANPMRYFDNNLVGSINLYKVMAKYNCKKLVFSSSATVYGQPDKIPCVEDFELKAMNPYGRTKLFLEEIARDLQKADQKWRIILLRYFNPVGAHESGMLGEDPKGIPNNLMPYITQVAVGRLPELNVYGHDYPTPDGSAIRDYIHVMDLADGHVVALEKLLQSNGIGCVAYNLGTGRGTSVLEMVAAFERASGKKLPIKLCPRRPGDATAVYASTDKAEKELGWKAKYGIDEMCRDQWKWASQNPWGYKSKP; this is translated from the exons ATGGGTACGAAAGAAAGGATTTTGGTGACTGGGGGCGCTGGATTTATCGGCTCACACACAGTGGTGCAGCTGCTCAAAGAGGGCTTCAAGGTTTCTGTCTTAGACAACCTCGACAATGCCGTCGAAGAAGCACTTGACAGAGTCAGGCAGTTGGTCGGCCCCCAACTCTCCAACAATCTCGATTTTCATTTG GGAGATATTAGGAATGCGGACGATTTGGAGAAATTGTTTTCTGAGAGCAA ATTAGACGCAGTGATCCATTTTGCTGGGCTTAAAGCTGTTGGTGAGAGTGTTGCTAATCCTATGAGATATTTCGACAACAATTTGGTTGGATCTATTAATTTATACAAAGTCATGGCAAAGTATAACTGTAAGAAG TTGGTGTTCTCCTCGTCTGCAACGGTTTATGGTCAGCCCGATAAAATTCCTTGTGTTGAAGACTTCGAGTTGAAGGCTATGAATCCTTATGGTCGAACAAAG CTCTTTCTTGAAGAAATTGCTCGAGATCTGCAGAAGGCAGACCAAAAATGGAGAATAATTTTACTCAGATACTTCAACCCGGTTGGGGCCCACGAGAGTGGCATGCTTGGAGAGGACCCTAAGGGAATCCCCAATAATCTTATGCCTTATATAACACAAGTGGCTGTTGGTAGATTGCCTGAGCTAAATGTTTATGGGCACGATTATCCCACACCTGATGGTAGCGCG ATCCGAGACTACATCCATGTTATGGATTTGGCAGACGGCCATGTGGTTGCGCTGGAGAAGCTTCTGCAGAGCAATGGCATAG GTTGCGTTGCCTACAACTTGGGGACTGGCCGTGGCACATCCGTTCTTGAAATGGTGGCTGCTTTCGAGAGGGCATCGGGAAAG AAGCTTCCTATTAAACTCTGTCCAAGACGACCGGGAGATGCAACAGCTGTTTATGCATCAACAGATAAAGCTGAGAAAGAGCTTGGTTGGAA GGCGAAATATGGCATCGATGAAATGTGTAGGGACCAATGGAAGTGGGCAAGCCAGAATCCATGGGGATACAAATCCAAGCCTTGA
- the LOC121769141 gene encoding bifunctional UDP-glucose 4-epimerase and UDP-xylose 4-epimerase 1-like isoform X4, with amino-acid sequence MGTKERILVTGGAGFIGSHTVVQLLKEGFKVSVLDNLDNAVEEALDRVRQLVGPQLSNNLDFHLILGMRTIWRNCFLRANAVIHFAGLKAVGESVANPMRYFDNNLVGSINLYKVMAKYNCKKLVFSSSATVYGQPDKIPCVEDFELKAMNPYGRTKLFLEEIARDLQKADQKWRIILLRYFNPVGAHESGMLGEDPKGIPNNLMPYITQVAVGRLPELNVYGHDYPTPDGSAIRDYIHVMDLADGHVVALEKLLQSNGIGCVAYNLGTGRGTSVLEMVAAFERASGKKLPIKLCPRRPGDATAVYASTDKAEKELGWKAKYGIDEMCRDQWKWASQNPWGYKSKP; translated from the exons ATGGGTACGAAAGAAAGGATTTTGGTGACTGGGGGCGCTGGATTTATCGGCTCACACACAGTGGTGCAGCTGCTCAAAGAGGGCTTCAAGGTTTCTGTCTTAGACAACCTCGACAATGCCGTCGAAGAAGCACTTGACAGAGTCAGGCAGTTGGTCGGCCCCCAACTCTCCAACAATCTCGATTTTCATTTG ATATTAGGAATGCGGACGATTTGGAGAAATTGTTTTCTGAGAGCAA ACGCAGTGATCCATTTTGCTGGGCTTAAAGCTGTTGGTGAGAGTGTTGCTAATCCTATGAGATATTTCGACAACAATTTGGTTGGATCTATTAATTTATACAAAGTCATGGCAAAGTATAACTGTAAGAAG TTGGTGTTCTCCTCGTCTGCAACGGTTTATGGTCAGCCCGATAAAATTCCTTGTGTTGAAGACTTCGAGTTGAAGGCTATGAATCCTTATGGTCGAACAAAG CTCTTTCTTGAAGAAATTGCTCGAGATCTGCAGAAGGCAGACCAAAAATGGAGAATAATTTTACTCAGATACTTCAACCCGGTTGGGGCCCACGAGAGTGGCATGCTTGGAGAGGACCCTAAGGGAATCCCCAATAATCTTATGCCTTATATAACACAAGTGGCTGTTGGTAGATTGCCTGAGCTAAATGTTTATGGGCACGATTATCCCACACCTGATGGTAGCGCG ATCCGAGACTACATCCATGTTATGGATTTGGCAGACGGCCATGTGGTTGCGCTGGAGAAGCTTCTGCAGAGCAATGGCATAG GTTGCGTTGCCTACAACTTGGGGACTGGCCGTGGCACATCCGTTCTTGAAATGGTGGCTGCTTTCGAGAGGGCATCGGGAAAG AAGCTTCCTATTAAACTCTGTCCAAGACGACCGGGAGATGCAACAGCTGTTTATGCATCAACAGATAAAGCTGAGAAAGAGCTTGGTTGGAA GGCGAAATATGGCATCGATGAAATGTGTAGGGACCAATGGAAGTGGGCAAGCCAGAATCCATGGGGATACAAATCCAAGCCTTGA
- the LOC121769141 gene encoding UDP-glucose 4-epimerase-like isoform X5, protein MPSKKHLTESGSWSAPNSPTISIFIWNADDLEKLFSESNFKLFGRLDAVIHFAGLKAVGESVANPMRYFDNNLVGSINLYKVMAKYNCKKLVFSSSATVYGQPDKIPCVEDFELKAMNPYGRTKLFLEEIARDLQKADQKWRIILLRYFNPVGAHESGMLGEDPKGIPNNLMPYITQVAVGRLPELNVYGHDYPTPDGSAIRDYIHVMDLADGHVVALEKLLQSNGIGCVAYNLGTGRGTSVLEMVAAFERASGKKLPIKLCPRRPGDATAVYASTDKAEKELGWKAKYGIDEMCRDQWKWASQNPWGYKSKP, encoded by the exons ATGCCGTCGAAGAAGCACTTGACAGAGTCAGGCAGTTGGTCGGCCCCCAACTCTCCAACAATCTCGATTTTCATTTG GAATGCGGACGATTTGGAGAAATTGTTTTCTGAGAGCAA TTTTAAACTTTTTGGTAGATTAGACGCAGTGATCCATTTTGCTGGGCTTAAAGCTGTTGGTGAGAGTGTTGCTAATCCTATGAGATATTTCGACAACAATTTGGTTGGATCTATTAATTTATACAAAGTCATGGCAAAGTATAACTGTAAGAAG TTGGTGTTCTCCTCGTCTGCAACGGTTTATGGTCAGCCCGATAAAATTCCTTGTGTTGAAGACTTCGAGTTGAAGGCTATGAATCCTTATGGTCGAACAAAG CTCTTTCTTGAAGAAATTGCTCGAGATCTGCAGAAGGCAGACCAAAAATGGAGAATAATTTTACTCAGATACTTCAACCCGGTTGGGGCCCACGAGAGTGGCATGCTTGGAGAGGACCCTAAGGGAATCCCCAATAATCTTATGCCTTATATAACACAAGTGGCTGTTGGTAGATTGCCTGAGCTAAATGTTTATGGGCACGATTATCCCACACCTGATGGTAGCGCG ATCCGAGACTACATCCATGTTATGGATTTGGCAGACGGCCATGTGGTTGCGCTGGAGAAGCTTCTGCAGAGCAATGGCATAG GTTGCGTTGCCTACAACTTGGGGACTGGCCGTGGCACATCCGTTCTTGAAATGGTGGCTGCTTTCGAGAGGGCATCGGGAAAG AAGCTTCCTATTAAACTCTGTCCAAGACGACCGGGAGATGCAACAGCTGTTTATGCATCAACAGATAAAGCTGAGAAAGAGCTTGGTTGGAA GGCGAAATATGGCATCGATGAAATGTGTAGGGACCAATGGAAGTGGGCAAGCCAGAATCCATGGGGATACAAATCCAAGCCTTGA